One genomic region from Streptomyces sp. Li-HN-5-11 encodes:
- the brxD gene encoding BREX system ATP-binding protein BrxD — MSAAVPASPVRMREVVDALRRGTVPQAGLDLLAVGLDRFEAALDDDLAATARGGAAFHAIRGDYGSGKTFFARWLAERAKRAGLATAEVQISETETPLHRLETVYRRLTERLTTATHQPSALRAVVDSWFYTLEEEVLDAGETDEEDEAALAAAVDALMERRLADVARTTPAFAAALRGYRRAVAAGDGATAEALIAWLGGQKSVAASARRSAGVRGDLDHFAALGFLQGLLTVLRDCGHPGLLLVLDEIETLQRVRGDVREKGLNALRQLLDEIDAGRFPGLFLVITGTPAFYDGQQGAQRLPPLAQRLATDFTTDPRFDSPRAVQLRLPGFDLPQLGELGRTVRDVYARTARNSDRVTERVDDAYLTELARAVTGGLGGKVGVAPRVFLRKLVADVLDRVDEFEDFDPRTHYALTITSSELTETERNAAASGDADAVELELP; from the coding sequence ATGAGCGCGGCGGTCCCGGCCAGTCCCGTACGCATGCGGGAGGTCGTGGACGCGCTGCGGCGCGGCACAGTACCGCAGGCCGGGCTGGACCTGCTCGCCGTCGGCCTGGACCGGTTCGAGGCGGCGCTCGACGACGACCTGGCAGCAACGGCACGGGGCGGAGCGGCTTTCCACGCCATCCGCGGCGATTACGGCTCCGGTAAGACGTTCTTCGCGCGGTGGCTCGCCGAGCGCGCCAAGCGTGCGGGACTGGCCACGGCAGAAGTCCAGATCTCCGAGACCGAGACCCCGCTGCACCGGCTGGAGACGGTCTACCGCAGACTCACCGAGCGTCTGACGACCGCCACCCACCAGCCCAGCGCACTGCGCGCGGTCGTCGACTCGTGGTTCTACACACTGGAGGAAGAAGTCCTCGACGCCGGAGAGACGGACGAGGAGGACGAGGCGGCACTCGCCGCGGCCGTCGACGCGCTCATGGAACGCAGACTCGCCGACGTCGCCAGGACCACCCCCGCCTTCGCAGCCGCACTGCGCGGCTACCGGCGGGCGGTGGCCGCCGGAGACGGGGCGACGGCAGAAGCACTGATCGCCTGGCTCGGCGGCCAGAAGTCGGTCGCGGCCTCCGCCCGCCGCAGTGCCGGCGTCCGAGGGGACCTCGACCACTTCGCGGCCCTCGGCTTCCTGCAGGGGCTGCTCACCGTCCTGCGCGACTGCGGCCACCCGGGCCTCCTCCTCGTCCTCGACGAGATCGAGACGCTGCAACGCGTACGTGGTGACGTCCGCGAGAAGGGCCTCAACGCGCTGAGGCAGTTGCTGGACGAGATCGACGCGGGCCGGTTCCCGGGGCTCTTCCTCGTCATCACGGGCACCCCGGCGTTCTACGACGGACAACAGGGTGCGCAGCGGCTGCCTCCGCTCGCGCAACGGCTGGCCACCGACTTCACGACCGACCCGCGCTTCGACTCCCCGCGCGCCGTCCAGCTCCGGCTCCCGGGATTCGACCTGCCTCAGCTCGGCGAACTCGGCCGTACCGTGCGCGATGTGTACGCCCGGACCGCACGCAATTCCGATCGGGTGACCGAGCGGGTCGACGACGCGTATCTGACGGAGCTGGCCAGAGCCGTCACCGGCGGACTCGGCGGCAAGGTCGGTGTCGCGCCCCGCGTGTTCCTTCGCAAGTTGGTGGCTGACGTCCTCGACCGCGTCGACGAGTTCGAGGACTTCGACCCCCGCACGCACTACGCCCTCACCATCACCTCGTCCGAACTCACCGAAACCGAACGCAACGCCGCCGCTTCCGGGGATGCCGACGCCGTCGAACTGGAGCTGCCGTGA
- a CDS encoding DEAD/DEAH box helicase, translated as MSAGDLDPALIHHIVNTLGWRSLRPLQEAAVTPLVCGDDAVLLAPTAGGKTEAAAFPLLTRMTGERWSGTSVLYVCPLKALLNNLLPRWETYTSWLGRTAALWHGDTTAGARKRILAARPDVLLTTPESLEAMLVSVNVDHTSFFSGVRAVVVDEVHAFAGDDRGWHLLAVLERLQRVTGRPVQRVGLSATVGNPEALLTWLQGSGASKRPGQVIAPHLIEPPSTGGRAEAAAATSGGPTAVPPGDIQLDHVGSLDNAATVIAALHRGEKRLVFCESRRYVEELGEKLRAKGVTTFLSHASLSLDERRRAEAAFAEARDCVIISTSTLELGIDVGDLDRVIQIDAPASVASFLQRLGRSGRRDGAARNCLFLVLDEDGLLAAAGLLLKWSQGWVEPVVAPPEPRHIVAQQLLALCLQENRVGEHLWQEWWNGLGPFGTSAAEPIVRHLVDQGYLDRDGGMLFIGPEAERRFGHRHFMNLTAVFTAPPQFTVLQGRTEIGRTDPSLLTERIDGPRRLLLAGRNWQVTYIDWRRRRCFVEPVEGGGKAKWSSAGFGSAGSHELTRAERQVLLGQDPPVKMTQRATSALHRTREEYLDRVHPGGTLIIQDTRGHVRWWTWAGHRANATLAATLDTLVVPGQHINDRWIRLREDVTARSWNDATKDMTDRLCLPDVDERALRGLKFGEALPPRLAEGTLSARLADVESAAAVLKEPVRFIRREG; from the coding sequence GTGAGTGCCGGGGACCTGGACCCGGCGCTCATCCACCACATCGTCAACACCCTGGGGTGGCGTAGCCTGCGTCCACTTCAGGAAGCAGCCGTCACCCCTCTGGTCTGCGGGGACGACGCCGTCCTGCTCGCTCCCACCGCGGGCGGCAAGACCGAAGCAGCCGCCTTCCCCCTGCTGACCCGGATGACGGGGGAGCGGTGGAGCGGCACGTCCGTCCTCTACGTCTGCCCGTTGAAGGCCCTGCTCAACAACCTGCTGCCACGGTGGGAGACCTACACCTCCTGGCTGGGCCGCACCGCGGCCCTGTGGCACGGGGACACCACGGCCGGTGCCCGCAAACGGATCCTCGCCGCACGTCCCGACGTCCTGCTCACCACGCCGGAGTCGCTCGAAGCGATGCTGGTGAGCGTCAACGTCGACCACACCTCGTTCTTCTCGGGGGTGCGGGCCGTCGTGGTGGACGAGGTGCACGCCTTCGCCGGTGACGACCGGGGGTGGCACCTTCTCGCGGTACTGGAACGACTGCAACGGGTCACGGGGCGACCTGTGCAGCGTGTCGGTCTCTCGGCGACCGTCGGCAATCCGGAAGCCCTGCTCACCTGGTTGCAGGGTTCGGGGGCGAGCAAGCGGCCGGGGCAGGTCATCGCTCCCCACCTGATCGAGCCTCCGTCCACAGGGGGCAGAGCCGAAGCAGCGGCCGCGACATCCGGAGGGCCGACCGCCGTACCGCCGGGAGACATCCAGCTCGACCACGTCGGATCCCTGGACAACGCGGCCACCGTCATCGCCGCATTGCACCGTGGCGAGAAGCGCCTCGTCTTCTGCGAGTCACGGCGGTACGTGGAGGAGCTGGGGGAAAAGCTCCGTGCCAAGGGCGTCACCACCTTCCTGTCGCATGCTTCCCTCTCCCTCGACGAGCGCCGGCGTGCCGAGGCGGCTTTCGCCGAGGCGCGTGACTGCGTGATCATCTCCACCAGCACTCTGGAACTCGGCATCGACGTGGGTGACTTGGACCGCGTCATCCAGATCGACGCTCCTGCATCGGTCGCCTCCTTCCTCCAGCGTCTCGGCCGCTCCGGACGCCGTGACGGGGCCGCACGCAACTGCCTGTTCCTCGTCCTGGACGAGGACGGTCTGCTGGCCGCGGCCGGACTGCTGCTCAAGTGGTCGCAGGGCTGGGTGGAACCGGTCGTCGCGCCACCGGAGCCTCGGCACATCGTCGCCCAGCAACTTCTGGCGCTGTGCCTGCAGGAGAACCGTGTCGGTGAGCACCTGTGGCAGGAGTGGTGGAACGGCCTCGGCCCCTTCGGCACATCCGCCGCCGAGCCCATTGTCCGGCACCTTGTCGACCAGGGATACCTGGACCGCGACGGCGGCATGCTGTTCATCGGACCGGAGGCCGAGCGGCGCTTCGGACACCGCCACTTCATGAACCTCACCGCCGTGTTCACCGCACCTCCGCAGTTCACCGTTCTCCAAGGACGCACAGAGATCGGCCGAACAGACCCCAGCCTTCTCACCGAGCGGATCGACGGTCCGCGTCGGCTTCTGCTGGCCGGCCGGAACTGGCAGGTCACCTACATCGACTGGCGGCGCAGACGCTGCTTCGTCGAACCCGTCGAAGGCGGAGGCAAGGCGAAGTGGAGCAGCGCCGGGTTCGGCTCGGCGGGTTCCCACGAGCTCACGCGCGCCGAGCGCCAGGTACTCCTGGGCCAGGACCCGCCCGTGAAGATGACGCAACGGGCGACCAGCGCCCTGCACCGGACGCGTGAGGAGTACCTGGACCGGGTGCATCCCGGAGGCACCTTGATCATTCAGGACACGCGGGGTCACGTGCGCTGGTGGACCTGGGCGGGCCACCGCGCCAACGCCACGCTCGCTGCGACTCTTGACACGCTGGTCGTGCCGGGGCAGCACATCAACGACCGCTGGATTCGACTGCGGGAGGACGTCACCGCGCGCAGTTGGAACGACGCCACCAAGGACATGACGGATCGGTTGTGTCTGCCAGACGTCGACGAACGCGCACTGCGAGGCCTGAAGTTCGGCGAGGCCCTGCCACCACGCCTTGCCGAGGGCACCTTGTCGGCCCGGCTGGCCGACGTGGAGTCCGCTGCTGCCGTGCTCAAGGAACCGGTGCGTTTTATCCGGCGCGAAGGGTGA
- a CDS encoding TIGR02677 family protein, whose amino-acid sequence MTSDTPQTPEPSQPSASAHYAPFAHLTTPNAPLYRQVMRAFLAAKERFAVHLRPEDVHAALDAESRPADLEAVTQALDKLVEWGNLRADPDHARVTAVEDFYRRRFIYQLTRAGEAAEAALGTYDEVLGRRGELQAVALHDIVTQLRALLVIAAEDEPDPAKTYVALSVLTARFTDLADNARAFIGSLQRTIDLHDIEVEAFLAYKDRLIQYLERFIQDLITLGGRIALLIGELEEQERVGPLLRLAAAREAADAAPEDAERAEAVAYERWAARWSGLAEWFVSGEGRESQARLLRGRALGSIPQLLAVVRQLNERRAGRSDRSADFRTLARWFAQAPDDEARHRLWRVAFGLHSSRHLTVDADTLAERAAAPEPAATPWSEARPLRISPQLRRTGSYERRGKPRKVADRGEAKRRLAEIAARQTEETRRARDRLVTGGPVRLSRVGELDPLAFHLFLRLLGDALATWRPGMTATAATSGDGSMEIRLTALDDGSTAEVHTPEGVFSGPDHLIDIVDLTSGHGDRAAPASAPVPIPVPVPRRDTAPQLAEDR is encoded by the coding sequence ATGACCTCCGACACCCCCCAGACGCCCGAACCCTCGCAGCCCTCCGCCTCTGCCCACTACGCCCCCTTCGCCCACCTCACCACCCCCAACGCCCCCCTCTACCGCCAGGTGATGCGAGCGTTCCTCGCCGCCAAGGAGCGGTTCGCGGTGCATCTGCGGCCGGAGGACGTGCACGCCGCATTGGACGCGGAGAGCCGTCCCGCCGACCTCGAAGCGGTGACGCAGGCGCTGGACAAGCTCGTGGAGTGGGGCAACCTGCGGGCCGACCCGGACCACGCGCGGGTGACCGCGGTCGAGGACTTCTACCGCAGGCGGTTCATCTACCAGCTCACCCGGGCCGGTGAGGCGGCCGAGGCGGCGCTGGGGACGTACGACGAGGTGCTGGGGCGGCGCGGCGAACTCCAGGCGGTCGCGCTGCACGACATCGTCACGCAGCTGCGGGCACTGCTGGTGATCGCCGCGGAGGACGAGCCCGACCCGGCCAAGACATACGTCGCCCTGTCCGTGCTGACGGCGCGGTTCACCGACCTCGCCGACAACGCCCGCGCCTTCATAGGCTCGCTCCAGCGCACCATCGACCTGCACGACATCGAGGTCGAGGCATTCCTCGCCTACAAGGACCGGCTGATCCAGTACCTGGAGCGGTTCATCCAGGACCTCATCACCCTTGGCGGACGGATCGCCTTGCTGATCGGGGAGCTGGAGGAGCAGGAGCGGGTCGGTCCGCTGCTGCGGCTCGCCGCCGCCCGCGAGGCCGCCGACGCTGCCCCCGAGGACGCCGAGCGGGCGGAGGCGGTGGCGTACGAGCGGTGGGCGGCCCGGTGGTCCGGGCTCGCCGAGTGGTTCGTGTCGGGGGAGGGGCGGGAGTCGCAGGCCAGACTGCTGCGCGGGCGGGCGCTCGGTTCGATCCCGCAGCTCCTGGCCGTCGTACGGCAGCTCAACGAGCGGCGGGCCGGACGCTCGGACCGTTCCGCCGACTTCCGCACCCTGGCGCGCTGGTTCGCCCAGGCGCCGGACGACGAGGCGCGGCACCGGCTCTGGCGAGTGGCGTTCGGGCTGCACTCCTCACGGCACCTCACCGTCGACGCCGACACCCTCGCCGAACGGGCGGCCGCCCCGGAGCCGGCCGCCACCCCGTGGAGCGAGGCGCGACCGCTGCGGATCAGTCCCCAGCTGCGCCGCACCGGCAGCTACGAGCGGCGCGGCAAGCCACGCAAGGTGGCCGACCGAGGCGAGGCGAAGCGCCGGCTCGCCGAGATCGCCGCCCGGCAGACGGAGGAGACCAGGAGGGCCCGGGACCGTCTCGTGACGGGCGGGCCGGTGCGACTGTCCCGGGTCGGCGAACTCGATCCGCTCGCCTTCCACTTGTTCCTGCGGCTGCTCGGCGACGCGCTCGCCACCTGGCGGCCGGGCATGACCGCCACCGCGGCCACCAGCGGGGACGGTTCGATGGAGATCCGGCTGACCGCCCTCGACGACGGATCGACAGCCGAAGTGCACACTCCAGAGGGTGTGTTCAGCGGCCCCGACCACCTGATCGACATTGTCGACCTCACGTCGGGGCATGGTGACCGCGCCGCCCCGGCATCGGCACCCGTCCCCATCCCCGTCCCCGTCCCCCGACGGGACACCGCTCCGCAGCTCGCGGAGGACCGATGA
- a CDS encoding TIGR02678 family protein has product MSGPLAEVLDGQRQADLQKAARALLKEPLLTADGPYADEFRLVRRHTAELREWFERNVGWTLRTDADAARLRKTPGTLTDATHPAREAARSALPFTRRRYVLLCLALAALERGESQVALGRLAEQIVLAAADPELVAAGIEFTLERRDERLDLAAVVRLLLRLGVLRRVAGDEDAYVSGSGDVLYDVRRRVLAGMPASLRGPSMVEAEGFEERLVEMTAWTALDSDELRFRAVRWKLTRILLDDPVLYYDDLTDDELAYLTRQRGFITARINELTGLVPEVRAEGIAMVDPMDDLTDVRMPEQGTHGHITLLLAGHLALAAGPVDPAELAARVRELAAEHGGFWSKSAREPGAEPELVEQALTKLVALGLAERTQRGVVPRPALARYAVGEPVVREPGGARRLPGTTVQPVQDER; this is encoded by the coding sequence ATGAGCGGTCCGCTCGCCGAGGTCCTCGACGGCCAGCGGCAGGCCGACCTCCAGAAGGCCGCACGCGCCCTGCTGAAGGAGCCGCTGCTCACCGCCGACGGACCGTACGCCGACGAGTTCCGGCTGGTGCGCCGGCACACCGCCGAGCTGCGGGAGTGGTTCGAACGCAACGTCGGCTGGACGCTGCGCACGGACGCCGACGCCGCACGGTTGCGCAAGACGCCGGGAACCCTCACCGACGCCACCCACCCTGCGCGCGAGGCCGCCCGCAGTGCCCTGCCCTTCACCCGCCGCCGCTATGTCCTGCTCTGCCTCGCCCTGGCCGCGCTCGAACGAGGCGAGTCGCAGGTGGCGCTCGGACGCCTCGCCGAGCAGATCGTCCTGGCCGCCGCCGATCCCGAACTCGTCGCCGCCGGAATCGAGTTCACCCTGGAGCGGCGCGACGAGCGCCTCGACCTCGCGGCCGTCGTCCGCCTGCTGCTGCGGCTCGGGGTGCTGCGGCGGGTGGCCGGAGACGAGGACGCCTACGTCAGTGGATCGGGCGACGTGCTGTACGACGTGCGGCGGCGCGTACTGGCCGGGATGCCGGCGTCCCTGCGGGGCCCCTCCATGGTCGAGGCCGAGGGCTTCGAGGAGCGCCTGGTGGAGATGACCGCGTGGACCGCGCTCGACAGCGACGAGCTCAGGTTCCGGGCGGTCCGCTGGAAGCTGACCCGCATCCTCCTGGACGACCCGGTGCTGTACTACGACGACCTGACCGACGACGAACTGGCCTACCTCACCCGCCAACGCGGCTTCATCACCGCCCGCATCAACGAACTGACGGGACTCGTCCCGGAGGTCCGGGCCGAGGGCATCGCCATGGTCGACCCGATGGACGACCTCACGGACGTGCGCATGCCGGAACAAGGCACCCACGGTCACATCACCTTGCTGCTGGCGGGGCATCTGGCCCTGGCGGCCGGGCCCGTCGACCCGGCGGAGCTGGCGGCCCGCGTACGGGAACTGGCCGCGGAGCACGGCGGGTTCTGGTCCAAGTCGGCGAGGGAACCGGGAGCGGAGCCCGAACTCGTCGAGCAGGCGCTGACCAAGCTGGTGGCGCTGGGACTGGCCGAGCGCACCCAACGGGGCGTCGTACCGCGGCCGGCCCTCGCCCGGTACGCGGTCGGCGAACCCGTCGTCAGGGAACCCGGAGGGGCTCGACGGCTCCCCGGCACGACCGTGCAGCCCGTGCAGGACGAAAGGTGA